From a single Helicovermis profundi genomic region:
- a CDS encoding DUF6431 domain-containing protein, with protein MIDHLPFHRLSCSCGQKGCLIKHAYYKRFIKISGKLYELKILRLICKCCGKTESVLPSWIVPYSQILLKDIITVIQTYLKKLPFENIMINNLLIDESNIRYIIRQFNRHWRERLAVFKIPINHKFTTIMSFKKYNRQFMQIKSTSNILFNNTHIT; from the coding sequence ATGATTGATCATTTACCGTTTCATCGCCTTTCTTGTAGCTGTGGCCAAAAGGGCTGTCTTATTAAACACGCCTATTATAAACGTTTTATTAAAATTTCTGGTAAATTATACGAACTAAAAATTCTAAGATTAATCTGTAAATGTTGTGGTAAAACTGAATCAGTTCTACCAAGTTGGATTGTTCCTTATTCTCAAATATTATTAAAGGATATTATCACAGTTATTCAGACTTATTTAAAAAAATTACCTTTCGAAAATATTATGATCAACAACTTACTTATTGATGAAAGTAACATTAGATATATTATTCGTCAGTTCAATCGGCACTGGAGAGAGCGATTAGCTGTTTTTAAGATACCAATAAATCATAAATTTACAACTATTATGTCTTTTAAAAAATATAATAGACAGTTTATGCAAATTAAAAGCACTTCAAATATTTTATTTAATAACACCCACATAACTTAG
- a CDS encoding LysO family transporter, with protein MLQIIIALVLGIIVGASFNLGDKIKKNISNLQTLGVVSLLFVMGISIGINPNIISELSNIGIKALVFALLTTIFSIIFVYFITQYIVKKNEEREN; from the coding sequence ATGTTACAGATAATAATTGCACTAGTTTTAGGAATAATCGTAGGAGCATCATTTAATTTAGGTGATAAAATTAAGAAAAATATTAGTAATCTTCAAACTTTAGGAGTGGTTTCTTTACTATTCGTTATGGGCATTTCAATTGGAATTAACCCTAATATTATTAGTGAACTAAGTAATATAGGAATTAAAGCATTAGTTTTTGCACTTTTAACAACAATTTTCAGTATAATCTTTGTGTATTTTATTACACAATATATAGTAAAGAAAAATGAAGAGAGGGAAAACTAA
- the ltrA gene encoding group II intron reverse transcriptase/maturase, translating into MNVTEIGMKKSRKYCSDNDYCRRASAAHEGYDRVLTEKRITENNITDADRDANGLLEQILESANLNKAYKQVKKNKGSHGVDGMEVEHLLQHLQDNGDELKKAILDGKYRPQPVRRVEIPKDNGKKRQLGIPTVVDRMVQQGIQQILSPIYEATFSESSYGFRPKRSAHDALKKCKEYANEGYTYVVDMDLEKFFDTVSQSKMIEILSRTIKDGRVISLIHKYLIAGAIVDRKFEETSIGLAQGGNLSPLCSNIMLNELDKELERRGIRFVRYADDALLFAKTKRSAKRILRHILPFIEEKLKLRVNREKTSVSYIGHIKFLGYGFYPSRVGIKLRVHKKNVGKMKVKVREITSRSKGISYEALKLKLKQFVRGWVNYFKLADMKTLLQRTDRWLRRRLRMFIWKRWKKVRTRYRMLKRLGYNHSNAIKYANTRKGYWQVAGSQILSCSITDNRLRESGYLFFSDYYKSVNA; encoded by the coding sequence ATGAATGTTACCGAAATCGGGATGAAGAAAAGCAGAAAATATTGTAGTGACAATGACTACTGTCGGAGAGCTAGTGCGGCACACGAAGGGTATGACAGAGTGCTTACCGAAAAGAGGATAACTGAAAACAACATCACCGATGCCGACAGAGATGCAAATGGACTTTTAGAACAAATCTTAGAATCTGCAAATCTGAATAAAGCCTATAAACAGGTGAAAAAGAATAAAGGTTCTCACGGCGTTGATGGAATGGAAGTAGAGCATCTTCTACAACATTTGCAAGACAATGGAGATGAGTTGAAAAAGGCCATACTGGATGGAAAATACCGTCCGCAACCAGTTCGACGAGTAGAAATACCGAAAGACAATGGAAAGAAACGACAGTTGGGAATACCAACAGTGGTAGATCGAATGGTGCAACAAGGAATTCAGCAAATACTATCGCCAATCTATGAAGCAACATTTAGTGAAAGCAGTTATGGCTTTAGACCAAAGCGAAGTGCTCATGATGCCTTAAAGAAGTGCAAAGAATATGCTAATGAAGGTTACACATATGTTGTAGACATGGATTTAGAGAAATTTTTTGATACAGTGAGTCAATCGAAAATGATAGAAATCCTATCAAGAACAATTAAAGATGGACGCGTCATTTCATTGATTCACAAATATTTAATAGCAGGAGCAATAGTCGATAGAAAGTTTGAAGAAACATCTATAGGTTTAGCACAGGGTGGAAACTTAAGCCCACTGTGCAGTAATATTATGTTGAATGAATTGGATAAAGAACTGGAACGTCGTGGAATACGCTTTGTTCGTTATGCAGATGATGCATTGCTGTTTGCAAAAACAAAACGGAGCGCTAAAAGGATACTGAGACATATTTTACCGTTCATCGAAGAGAAGCTAAAACTTCGTGTGAACAGAGAAAAGACCTCAGTGTCTTACATTGGACACATAAAGTTCTTAGGCTATGGATTCTATCCAAGTAGAGTTGGTATAAAACTGAGAGTGCACAAGAAAAATGTAGGCAAAATGAAAGTGAAAGTAAGAGAAATCACATCAAGAAGCAAAGGTATCAGTTATGAAGCTTTAAAGCTTAAACTGAAACAATTTGTTAGAGGTTGGGTGAATTATTTTAAACTAGCTGACATGAAAACTCTTTTACAACGTACTGACAGGTGGTTACGCAGAAGGCTTCGGATGTTTATCTGGAAAAGGTGGAAGAAAGTAAGAACGAGGTACAGAATGCTTAAGCGTCTCGGTTATAACCATTCCAATGCAATTAAGTATGCAAATACTAGAAAAGGCTACTGGCAAGTCGCCGGTAGCCAAATACTAAGTTGTTCTATCACAGATAATCGACTTAGAGAGTCTGGTTATCTATTCTTTTCTGATTATTACAAATCTGTTAATGCATAA
- a CDS encoding DDE-type integrase/transposase/recombinase translates to MNNDDKQKIALFRYSILAPLISGTCDDSKSNKAFFRDASHNTYTNPRGMDTIISATTIERWYYSYQKYGFDGLMPKRRNDTGQSRKLDDDMIEQINYLKSEYPRIPATLIHQKLISNGTINKGEISLSTINRYVNQLNKNNLYTNNKDMRRYERPHINEVWCGDSSVGPYLMINRKKHKVWIIAMLDDASRMITGIDVFFNDNTVNVMSVLKSAVSKYGRPKRLNFDNGSSYKNKQITLLAARIGSTLNYNPPYTPTGKAKVERFFKTLKQQWMSGLNMNDFSSLEDLRLSLLIYVKSYNQKIHSSLNGLSPMDRFFSESALIKRLSEDHIYKSFLLEIERRVSTDNVVVINEVEYEVHYRFSKQRITLRYSPDMKNIFILDKYTGDLTPIKLLNKHENSKIKREKVKLTGGKN, encoded by the coding sequence ATGAATAACGATGATAAGCAAAAAATTGCACTTTTTAGGTATAGCATTCTTGCTCCATTAATTAGCGGAACATGTGATGATTCGAAATCTAATAAGGCTTTTTTTCGTGATGCCTCTCATAACACTTATACCAATCCGAGGGGCATGGATACTATTATTTCGGCTACAACTATAGAGCGTTGGTACTATAGTTATCAAAAATATGGTTTTGATGGTCTAATGCCTAAAAGGCGTAATGATACAGGTCAATCAAGAAAACTTGATGATGATATGATAGAGCAAATTAACTATCTTAAAAGTGAATATCCAAGAATTCCTGCTACATTAATTCATCAAAAGTTAATTAGTAATGGCACTATTAACAAAGGTGAAATTTCACTTTCAACAATTAATAGATATGTAAATCAATTAAATAAAAATAATCTTTATACCAATAATAAGGATATGAGAAGATATGAGCGTCCTCATATCAATGAAGTATGGTGTGGTGACAGCAGTGTTGGACCTTACTTAATGATTAATAGGAAAAAACATAAAGTGTGGATTATTGCTATGTTAGATGATGCTTCACGTATGATAACTGGTATTGACGTATTTTTTAATGATAATACAGTTAATGTAATGTCTGTACTAAAATCTGCAGTTTCAAAATATGGAAGACCAAAACGACTAAATTTTGATAATGGATCTTCATATAAAAATAAGCAAATCACCTTACTTGCTGCTCGCATTGGTTCAACGCTTAACTACAATCCACCTTATACACCAACTGGAAAAGCTAAGGTAGAAAGGTTCTTTAAAACCCTTAAACAACAGTGGATGAGTGGACTTAACATGAATGATTTTTCATCACTCGAGGATCTTCGTTTATCACTTTTAATATATGTAAAATCTTACAATCAAAAGATTCATAGTTCTTTAAACGGATTATCACCAATGGACCGTTTTTTTAGTGAATCAGCGCTTATCAAAAGATTAAGTGAAGATCATATTTATAAAAGTTTTCTACTTGAAATAGAGCGGCGAGTTTCAACAGATAATGTAGTTGTAATTAATGAAGTGGAATATGAAGTGCATTATAGATTTTCTAAACAAAGAATTACTTTAAGGTATTCACCTGATATGAAAAATATTTTTATATTAGATAAATATACAGGAGATTTAACGCCTATTAAGTTACTAAATAAGCATGAAAATTCTAAAATCAAACGTGAAAAAGTTAAATTAACAGGAGGAAAAAATTAA
- a CDS encoding lysine exporter LysO family protein — protein MTKNILLAVSIGIIIGHFFVPIEFSNYIELFITISLSFVLFLVGIDLGINRSIFKGMKKHGLIIIMIPIGVILGTLFGGVLSSIILKMPLNKGLSVSAGFGWYSLSGIILTKLDSAKLGTIAFLSNVFRELLTFITIPFIAKYLNDYSVIAPAGATAMDTTLPLVSKYTSPEVVVMSFFSGALLSTLVPFLVPFFYSLF, from the coding sequence ATGACAAAAAATATCTTGCTTGCAGTATCAATTGGAATAATAATAGGTCATTTTTTCGTTCCAATAGAGTTTTCAAATTATATTGAATTGTTTATAACTATTTCTCTTTCTTTTGTTTTATTTTTAGTTGGAATTGATCTTGGCATTAATAGATCGATTTTTAAGGGGATGAAAAAACATGGATTAATAATAATAATGATTCCTATTGGTGTAATTCTAGGAACTCTTTTTGGAGGTGTATTATCATCAATCATTTTAAAAATGCCACTTAATAAAGGACTTTCAGTTTCAGCAGGATTCGGCTGGTATAGTTTATCTGGAATTATATTAACAAAACTTGATAGTGCTAAGCTTGGAACTATTGCATTTTTATCAAATGTATTTAGGGAACTTTTAACCTTTATAACGATTCCATTTATCGCTAAATACTTAAATGATTATTCAGTTATAGCACCCGCTGGTGCGACTGCAATGGATACTACTCTTCCGCTAGTATCAAAGTATACATCACCAGAAGTTGTAGTAATGTCTTTTTTTAGCGGGGCACTTCTTAGCACCTTAGTACCTTTTTTAGTACCATTTTTTTATTCTTTGTTTTAA
- a CDS encoding ExeA family protein — protein MDYTSRFGLDFNPFIKNSKEIIIETSEYKETLLRLNILLETRGFGLITGSPGKGKTTIIRSWSKILNPSLFKVIYSSLSTLTVAEFYKNLAQQLGLEPMMRKNDNFKIIQNEITRYAVEKRITPVIIIDEANYINNGILNDLKILFNFEMDSKDRAVVLLVGLPNINNTLRLVSHEPLRQRITMNYHLDGLNKEEARSYIKNKLIGANCHVNIFSEGALEGIINSSNGIPRIINKICNACLLIGNNQNITDINNDIVMMAVNETELG, from the coding sequence ATGGATTATACAAGTCGTTTTGGGTTAGATTTTAACCCATTTATAAAAAATAGTAAAGAAATAATAATTGAAACATCTGAATACAAAGAAACTTTGTTAAGACTTAATATACTACTTGAAACTAGAGGATTTGGTCTTATTACAGGATCACCTGGAAAAGGTAAAACAACTATTATAAGAAGTTGGTCTAAAATACTAAATCCTTCACTTTTTAAGGTTATTTATAGTTCATTATCAACTCTAACTGTAGCTGAATTTTATAAAAATTTAGCTCAGCAATTAGGTTTAGAGCCAATGATGAGAAAAAATGATAATTTTAAGATAATTCAAAATGAAATTACTAGATACGCTGTTGAAAAACGCATAACTCCGGTTATTATTATTGATGAAGCAAATTACATTAATAATGGTATACTAAATGATTTGAAAATTCTTTTCAATTTTGAAATGGATTCAAAAGATCGTGCAGTTGTATTATTAGTTGGACTTCCAAATATAAATAATACTCTTAGATTAGTATCACACGAACCGCTAAGACAAAGAATAACTATGAATTATCATTTAGATGGACTAAATAAAGAAGAAGCTAGAAGCTATATAAAAAATAAACTCATCGGAGCTAATTGTCATGTAAATATTTTTAGTGAAGGAGCCTTAGAAGGCATAATTAACTCTTCAAATGGTATACCAAGAATTATTAATAAAATATGTAATGCATGCTTATTAATAGGTAATAATCAAAATATTACAGATATTAATAACGATATTGTAATGATGGCGGTTAATGAAACTGAATTAGGATAA
- a CDS encoding FAD-dependent oxidoreductase, which produces MAKDKSVFSPIGAWKYLTKKPVTIPKTLVFDTPREASDNYRGFHINDWDKCVGCGTCAEICPTNAINMIEIPTLEQSKGNKPERPAIDYGRCSFCALCVDICTSDSLSMSKEYIHLSKDADTFYFLPEIDGIHEIEYKDGYVRDEVSELLDLERYKMDEIKHDGRAESFMEIIKGYSKEMAIAEASRCVECGICTFTCPAHMNIPEYIKSVWTENMEEGIDYLYKTNPLSNVCGRVCTHTCESACVIGNRGKPVAIRWLKRYIIDNTPKEDFERVVLSNVSEKINGKVGIIGGGPAGLSCAYYLRTLGYEVDIYEEKPLLGGAVRYGVPEYRLPEESVKEDVEMIRKMGVNFIVNTKVGRDISFDEIKNTHDAVFSGTGNWIPKKLRVKNVDHPDIRFAAKFLQESRDYSRNLGEMPEFEDDLIVIGGGDVSFDVARSLLRLQTIKNGKTNIKFIARKPSQFLACDPEEFEEGTEEGLKFHLDRSPVEILIDDNNKIYGVKVARCTSVMTESGKAKTTCTDETEEIYAKEVFMSVGSDPDFEYFTDEIIDNLEISRNKIKVKEDGQVEGYPWLFAGGDITRGPDIITAVADGHKAAMGIDEYLYNKAKNKN; this is translated from the coding sequence TTGGCTAAAGATAAAAGTGTTTTTTCACCAATTGGTGCTTGGAAATATCTAACTAAAAAGCCTGTTACAATTCCTAAAACTTTAGTTTTTGATACTCCAAGAGAAGCATCTGATAATTATAGAGGATTTCATATTAATGACTGGGATAAATGCGTAGGATGTGGTACTTGTGCAGAAATATGCCCAACAAATGCAATCAATATGATAGAAATTCCAACTTTAGAACAATCAAAAGGCAATAAGCCAGAAAGACCTGCAATAGATTATGGTAGATGTAGTTTTTGTGCACTATGTGTTGATATATGTACATCTGATTCCTTATCTATGTCAAAAGAATATATTCATCTTTCAAAGGATGCAGATACATTTTATTTTCTTCCAGAAATTGATGGAATTCATGAAATTGAATATAAAGATGGATATGTTCGAGATGAAGTTTCTGAGCTTTTAGATTTAGAAAGATATAAAATGGATGAAATTAAACATGATGGAAGAGCTGAATCTTTTATGGAAATTATTAAAGGTTATTCAAAGGAAATGGCTATTGCAGAAGCTTCAAGATGTGTGGAATGTGGAATATGCACATTTACATGTCCTGCACATATGAATATTCCAGAATATATTAAGTCAGTTTGGACAGAAAATATGGAAGAAGGAATAGATTATCTTTATAAAACTAACCCACTTTCAAATGTTTGTGGTAGGGTTTGTACACATACATGTGAAAGTGCATGTGTTATAGGAAATAGAGGAAAACCTGTAGCTATTAGATGGCTTAAAAGGTATATAATTGATAATACACCTAAAGAAGATTTTGAAAGAGTTGTTCTTTCGAATGTATCTGAAAAAATTAATGGTAAAGTAGGTATTATTGGTGGTGGACCTGCTGGCCTATCATGTGCTTACTATTTAAGAACTTTAGGATATGAAGTAGATATATATGAAGAAAAACCACTTCTTGGTGGAGCGGTAAGATATGGGGTTCCAGAATATAGACTTCCAGAAGAATCTGTAAAAGAAGATGTTGAAATGATAAGAAAAATGGGAGTTAATTTTATTGTTAATACGAAAGTTGGTAGAGATATATCTTTTGATGAAATAAAAAATACTCATGATGCTGTATTTTCAGGAACCGGAAATTGGATTCCTAAAAAACTTAGAGTTAAAAATGTAGATCATCCAGATATTAGATTTGCTGCTAAATTTCTTCAAGAATCTAGAGACTATTCAAGAAATTTAGGCGAAATGCCTGAGTTTGAAGACGATTTAATTGTTATTGGTGGTGGTGATGTTTCATTTGACGTCGCTAGATCACTTTTAAGACTCCAAACCATAAAAAATGGTAAAACAAATATTAAATTTATTGCTAGAAAGCCATCACAATTTTTAGCTTGTGATCCTGAAGAATTTGAAGAAGGAACAGAAGAAGGTCTTAAATTTCATCTTGATAGATCACCAGTTGAGATATTAATTGATGATAACAATAAAATTTACGGAGTAAAAGTTGCAAGATGTACTTCAGTAATGACTGAAAGTGGAAAAGCTAAAACAACATGCACAGACGAGACTGAAGAAATTTACGCTAAAGAAGTATTTATGTCAGTAGGTAGTGATCCGGATTTTGAATATTTTACTGATGAAATTATTGATAATCTAGAGATTTCAAGAAATAAAATAAAAGTAAAAGAAGATGGTCAGGTTGAAGGATATCCTTGGCTGTTTGCAGGTGGTGATATAACAAGAGGACCTGATATTATAACTGCAGTTGCAGATGGACATAAAGCAGCTATGGGTATTGATGAATATTTATATAATAAAGCAAAAAACAAAAATTAA
- a CDS encoding methyl-accepting chemotaxis protein: MKSFRTKFILIVLLLIAIPFILSNIINEYYLSNAYEKELIEHNKVSAINISDQVSNFIDKAYGLTETVAMNHSVRNFDSEMQKKMVVDMVGKNNFFDLLYIQDKNGDQSARSSGNLGNRANRWWFKQELASEKPFVSKSYFSLSGNVPVTSVIIPIYDLNNKLNGVMGADIKLTALQNIIEKTSTDSNYAYILDGEGVVIAHPNKEEVAQLYNYLKKKKTVLKLDSNGKVIMDEKGNQKTEEKDIVIPKELEIATQNVLNGESGTITYKNKDGIDVISAYNPIKLLGDSKSWAVITVEKKQDAMKFIFASKKRNLLIGTVMLILATIILMLVSKSFTEPIKNSSKHLESFAKGNFVVEINKNDLKRKDELGVIVNGIELMKDNLTNLINNIKGESENINERVNNALVNTNSLKLDIEDVSATTEELAANMEETAAISDQISLTAQEIESAVHSLANTAQEGATVSSEINIRANDTQKNVIKSQENIELILSDTKVELEKAIKESKVVEEINLLSDSIMQITSQTNLLALNAAIEAARAGEAGKGFSVVAEEIRSLAEQSKETVLKIQDITLKVVGSVKNLSNSSNKLLNFVSKDVNNDYEKMLEIVEFYTNDSSKFESLVGEFSATSEEILASIESITDSIEGVSSAANEGAKGTSDIAQKIYDINEKSTEIVNQINNSKESSESLLVETEKFNI, encoded by the coding sequence ATGAAATCATTTCGTACAAAATTTATTTTGATAGTTTTGCTTTTAATTGCAATACCATTTATTTTATCAAATATAATAAATGAATATTATTTATCAAATGCTTATGAAAAAGAACTAATTGAACATAATAAAGTATCTGCAATAAATATTTCTGACCAGGTAAGCAATTTTATTGATAAGGCTTATGGTTTAACTGAAACAGTAGCAATGAATCATAGCGTAAGAAATTTTGATTCAGAAATGCAAAAAAAGATGGTAGTAGACATGGTAGGGAAAAATAATTTTTTTGATTTATTGTATATTCAAGATAAAAATGGTGATCAATCAGCTAGATCAAGTGGTAATTTAGGAAACCGAGCGAATAGATGGTGGTTTAAGCAAGAATTGGCTTCTGAAAAACCATTTGTTAGTAAATCATATTTTTCATTATCTGGAAATGTTCCAGTTACATCAGTAATTATACCAATTTACGATTTAAATAATAAACTTAATGGTGTAATGGGAGCAGATATAAAATTAACAGCACTTCAAAATATAATTGAAAAAACAAGTACCGACAGTAATTATGCATATATTTTAGATGGAGAAGGTGTTGTAATTGCGCATCCTAATAAAGAAGAAGTTGCTCAGCTTTATAATTATTTAAAAAAGAAAAAAACTGTACTAAAATTAGATTCAAATGGAAAAGTTATTATGGATGAAAAAGGTAATCAAAAGACTGAAGAAAAAGATATCGTTATTCCTAAAGAACTTGAAATTGCTACACAGAATGTGCTTAATGGAGAAAGTGGTACAATTACTTATAAAAACAAAGATGGAATAGATGTTATTAGTGCATATAACCCAATTAAATTGCTGGGAGATTCTAAAAGTTGGGCTGTAATAACTGTAGAGAAAAAACAAGATGCAATGAAATTTATATTTGCATCTAAAAAAAGAAATTTGTTAATTGGTACGGTAATGTTAATATTAGCTACAATAATATTAATGTTAGTTTCAAAAAGTTTTACTGAGCCAATTAAAAATTCTTCAAAGCATTTAGAATCTTTTGCTAAGGGTAATTTTGTTGTTGAGATTAATAAAAACGATTTAAAAAGAAAAGATGAACTTGGTGTAATTGTTAATGGAATAGAATTAATGAAAGATAATTTAACTAATTTAATTAATAATATTAAAGGAGAATCAGAAAATATTAATGAAAGAGTAAATAATGCTTTAGTAAATACGAATTCCCTTAAACTTGATATTGAAGATGTATCAGCAACTACTGAGGAATTAGCAGCTAATATGGAAGAAACTGCTGCTATATCTGATCAAATTTCATTAACAGCTCAGGAAATTGAATCTGCAGTACATTCATTAGCTAATACAGCTCAGGAAGGTGCTACAGTAAGTAGTGAAATAAATATAAGAGCTAATGATACGCAAAAAAATGTTATAAAATCACAAGAGAATATTGAATTAATATTAAGTGATACAAAAGTTGAACTTGAAAAAGCTATTAAAGAATCTAAAGTTGTAGAAGAAATAAATTTACTTTCAGATTCGATTATGCAAATCACTTCTCAAACAAATTTACTTGCACTTAACGCTGCAATTGAAGCTGCACGTGCAGGTGAAGCAGGAAAAGGGTTTTCAGTGGTTGCTGAAGAAATTAGAAGTTTGGCTGAACAATCTAAAGAAACTGTTTTAAAAATACAAGACATAACTTTAAAAGTTGTTGGTTCTGTAAAAAATCTTTCAAATAGTTCAAATAAATTGTTAAATTTTGTATCAAAAGATGTTAATAACGATTATGAAAAAATGCTCGAAATAGTGGAGTTTTATACTAACGACTCATCTAAATTTGAATCATTAGTAGGCGAGTTTAGTGCAACATCAGAGGAGATACTAGCTTCGATTGAGAGTATAACCGATTCTATAGAAGGGGTTTCAAGTGCTGCTAATGAGGGAGCAAAAGGTACTAGCGATATTGCACAAAAAATATATGATATAAATGAAAAATCAACTGAAATAGTGAATCAAATTAATAATTCTAAAGAAAGCAGTGAATCTTTGCTAGTAGAAACAGAAAAATTTAACATTTAA
- the prxU gene encoding thioredoxin-dependent peroxiredoxin (Most members of this family contain a selenocysteine.): protein MPKPFNPGCAKPSKTVALKDEIKKVSAKKKEENINMIKVGKPAPEFELGAYHKGEFKQFSLSEFKGKWVLLCFYPGDFTFVUATEVSAVAEEYSDLQKLDAEVLSVSVDSVFVHKMWNDKELSKMVDGGIPYPMLSDQGGKVGSLYGVYDEEAGVEMRGRFIIDPDGIVQGYEVLTPPVGRNVAETTRQLQAFQLVRASKGTEATPSGWQPGKKTLKPNPDLVGNVWKEWKVKDAK, encoded by the coding sequence TTGCCTAAACCTTTTAATCCAGGTTGCGCAAAACCAAGTAAAACTGTAGCTCTAAAAGATGAAATAAAAAAGGTAAGTGCTAAAAAAAAGGAGGAAAATATTAATATGATTAAAGTAGGAAAACCAGCACCAGAATTTGAACTTGGTGCATATCACAAAGGCGAGTTTAAACAATTTTCATTATCAGAATTTAAAGGAAAATGGGTATTACTTTGTTTCTATCCTGGCGACTTTACTTTTGTCTGAGCGACTGAAGTTTCTGCAGTTGCAGAAGAATATTCAGATTTACAAAAATTAGATGCCGAAGTACTTTCTGTTAGCGTAGATAGTGTTTTTGTTCATAAAATGTGGAATGACAAGGAACTTAGTAAAATGGTTGATGGAGGAATTCCTTACCCTATGCTTTCTGATCAAGGCGGTAAAGTTGGTTCACTTTATGGTGTTTACGATGAAGAAGCTGGCGTAGAGATGAGGGGTAGATTTATTATTGACCCTGATGGAATTGTTCAAGGTTATGAAGTATTAACTCCTCCTGTTGGAAGAAATGTAGCTGAAACTACAAGACAACTTCAAGCATTTCAACTTGTAAGAGCATCAAAAGGAACAGAAGCTACACCTTCAGGATGGCAACCTGGTAAAAAAACTCTTAAACCTAATCCTGATTTAGTAGGAAATGTTTGGAAAGAATGGAAGGTTAAAGATGCTAAATAG
- a CDS encoding NADH-quinone oxidoreductase subunit D, whose protein sequence is MKEVKLFLGPQHPGMHGNYSVHMYVDGDIIKKANPMPGMLHRGFEKLMERRYWMGNIALIPRICVVEPDINEMVYAMGVEKLAKIEVPERAHWIRMIILELARLAIHLMSFGGIGGPTGLYTASYWSVADRDLILDIFEKITGARVYHMYIVAGGVRKDLPKGIEEEIIKFLDYIETRFPEYEELILKNPIIHARLKDNILLPKEVVHELGVTGIGMRSAFNKANDIRKVKPYARYDQVEFDVPFGPYSDAYTRVSYKLIEMKQSVRIIRQSLEKMPKEGPVRVSYSTGNAIRWTVPSGMVYPVIESSRGEYGYLMVSDGSDKPYRIAVRGASYPQGLLGVEKYLPGHRIDDASIWMATMDVCAPEIDR, encoded by the coding sequence ATGAAAGAAGTTAAATTGTTTTTAGGACCTCAGCATCCTGGAATGCATGGTAACTATAGTGTGCATATGTACGTAGATGGAGATATAATAAAAAAAGCAAATCCAATGCCTGGAATGTTACACCGTGGTTTTGAAAAATTAATGGAGCGAAGATATTGGATGGGTAATATCGCTCTTATTCCAAGAATTTGTGTTGTAGAACCTGATATAAATGAAATGGTTTATGCAATGGGAGTTGAAAAATTAGCTAAAATTGAGGTTCCTGAAAGAGCTCATTGGATTCGTATGATAATTTTAGAGCTAGCAAGGCTTGCAATTCATTTAATGTCATTTGGTGGAATTGGTGGACCAACGGGTTTATATACTGCAAGTTATTGGTCGGTAGCTGATAGAGATTTAATACTCGATATTTTCGAAAAAATAACTGGTGCTAGAGTTTACCATATGTATATTGTTGCTGGAGGGGTAAGAAAAGATTTGCCGAAAGGGATTGAAGAGGAAATCATAAAATTTTTAGATTATATTGAAACAAGATTTCCAGAGTACGAAGAATTAATCTTAAAAAATCCGATTATCCATGCTAGATTAAAAGATAATATTTTACTTCCTAAAGAAGTAGTTCACGAGCTAGGTGTTACTGGAATTGGAATGAGAAGTGCCTTTAATAAAGCAAATGATATAAGAAAAGTAAAGCCTTATGCAAGATATGATCAAGTTGAATTTGATGTTCCCTTTGGTCCGTATTCTGATGCATATACTAGAGTTTCTTATAAATTAATTGAAATGAAACAAAGTGTTAGAATTATTAGACAGTCGTTAGAAAAAATGCCTAAAGAAGGACCGGTAAGAGTTAGTTATTCAACGGGCAATGCAATTAGATGGACAGTTCCATCTGGCATGGTTTATCCAGTTATTGAATCTTCAAGAGGAGAATATGGTTATTTAATGGTATCTGATGGATCAGATAAACCGTATAGAATAGCTGTAAGAGGAGCATCTTATCCTCAAGGACTACTTGGAGTTGAAAAATATTTACCTGGGCACAGAATTGATGATGCATCAATTTGGATGGCTACTATGGATGTTTGTGCGCCAGAAATAGATAGGTAA